The Rubidibacter lacunae KORDI 51-2 genome includes a region encoding these proteins:
- a CDS encoding Calvin cycle protein CP12, producing MTDIRERIEEELKTARAVCESDGADSQNCAVAWDNVEELQAEASHQREEPKKNSLEAYCDDNPDAAECRVYDD from the coding sequence ATGACTGACATCCGCGAACGTATTGAGGAAGAACTGAAGACTGCGCGTGCTGTCTGCGAATCAGACGGAGCAGATTCGCAAAACTGTGCGGTTGCTTGGGATAACGTCGAGGAGCTACAAGCTGAAGCATCGCACCAGCGCGAAGAGCCGAAGAAGAATTCACTCGAAGCATACTGCGACGACAACCCCGATGCAGCAGAGTGTCGCGTTTACGACGATTAG
- a CDS encoding DUF3177 family protein, with protein MGDLWFRPLVWADYRLAVLFTVILPLVLLLWSLIRNAIAMQSLMLVYWRVASLLAISVYLLIPGWRIGFLTGLLARIFIPISLWFWVDLNEEIDDQPPRPLKLALTAWRWAVTLYCLLGAAITLPFANCIFGSELASPYCQVWREAPLLYKQMLHPNQTPGFLGFIGGIGLFFYGLSLLYFLVFRLTKSGRTALEDR; from the coding sequence ATGGGGGATTTGTGGTTCCGTCCGCTCGTATGGGCGGATTACCGGCTGGCGGTGTTGTTTACCGTCATCTTGCCTCTGGTACTGCTGCTTTGGTCGCTAATTCGAAACGCGATCGCCATGCAGAGCCTAATGCTGGTTTATTGGCGTGTGGCTAGTCTGCTGGCAATTTCGGTGTACCTATTGATCCCGGGCTGGCGGATTGGATTTTTGACTGGGTTGCTGGCACGCATCTTCATTCCGATTTCCCTGTGGTTCTGGGTCGATCTGAACGAGGAAATCGACGACCAGCCACCGCGCCCGCTGAAGCTGGCACTGACGGCATGGCGCTGGGCGGTAACGCTTTACTGTCTGCTTGGCGCGGCCATCACCCTACCCTTCGCAAACTGCATTTTCGGTTCTGAGCTCGCGTCACCCTACTGCCAGGTGTGGCGCGAGGCCCCGCTGCTTTACAAACAAATGTTGCACCCGAACCAGACGCCGGGTTTTCTGGGCTTCATCGGCGGCATCGGGCTCTTTTTCTACGGGTTATCACTGTTGTACTTTTTGGTTTTTCGCCTAACCAAAAGCGGTCGCACAGCCCTCGAAGATCGTTAA
- the tatA gene encoding twin-arginine translocase TatA/TatE family subunit: MFGLGWAEVAIVGVVALLIFGPKKIPEMGSALGKTLRGFKEEINEPSAADRADDEEV; the protein is encoded by the coding sequence ATGTTTGGGTTGGGTTGGGCAGAAGTCGCAATTGTTGGCGTCGTTGCCCTGCTGATTTTCGGTCCGAAGAAGATTCCGGAAATGGGCAGCGCCCTGGGCAAAACGCTGCGTGGTTTTAAAGAGGAAATCAACGAACCGTCTGCGGCCGATCGCGCTGATGACGAGGAGGTCTGA
- a CDS encoding phycocyanobilin:ferredoxin oxidoreductase, whose translation MVETPSLSLRSQQHPLIRSLADAIEAIWREHLELAPYELPGDLGYVEGRLDGDRLTIENRCFQTSQFRKLHLELAQVGQMLDILHCVMFPRPEYPLPMFGCDLVGARGQIGAAVADLSPVSDDRALPTAYRDALQHLPPEIFSQPRELPPWGDIFSEFCVFVRPAGPQEEARFLQRVRSLLEIHCTQASRSEPGTPDQRRTNFAGQQRYCLQQQQNDKTRRVLEKAFGVEWAETYITTVLFDLPVA comes from the coding sequence ATGGTGGAAACCCCGTCCTTGTCGCTCCGCAGCCAGCAGCATCCGCTGATTCGCAGCCTTGCCGACGCGATTGAGGCAATCTGGCGCGAACATCTGGAGCTAGCACCCTACGAGCTGCCTGGCGACCTCGGTTACGTGGAAGGTCGGCTGGACGGCGATCGCCTGACTATTGAAAACCGCTGCTTCCAGACATCGCAGTTTCGCAAATTACACCTGGAGTTGGCTCAGGTCGGACAAATGCTGGATATTTTGCACTGCGTGATGTTTCCGCGCCCGGAGTACCCATTGCCAATGTTCGGCTGCGACTTGGTGGGCGCTCGCGGTCAAATCGGTGCAGCGGTCGCGGACCTGTCCCCGGTGAGCGACGATCGCGCCTTGCCGACGGCCTACCGCGACGCTTTGCAACATTTGCCCCCTGAAATCTTCTCCCAACCGCGCGAACTGCCCCCGTGGGGTGACATCTTCTCGGAGTTTTGTGTCTTCGTTCGCCCTGCCGGTCCCCAAGAGGAAGCAAGATTTCTGCAGCGCGTGCGCTCGCTGCTGGAGATTCACTGCACTCAAGCTTCGAGATCGGAACCGGGAACGCCCGACCAACGCCGCACCAACTTTGCCGGCCAACAGCGCTATTGCCTACAGCAGCAGCAAAATGACAAAACGCGTCGCGTCCTTGAAAAAGCCTTCGGCGTCGAGTGGGCAGAAACCTACATAACGACCGTGCTATTCGACCTGCCGGTTGCATGA
- a CDS encoding 4'-phosphopantetheinyl transferase family protein, translated as MSSRLTATANWQSPTPTTTRAIAPDNIHLWRVGLTRSPAELAACNALLSPNERKRRDRLRGEPLQRRFAIARGILRYLLGRYLKCHPAAIQFGYGDRGKPYLAEPADALQFNLSHSHELALYAIAPPTCRAIGIDVEQLRSRPNADRLARRFFSPREADAIAALAGTRLDRDFLRLWTAKEAYLKATGAGLRGAIEQVEVDLSSPIGQAQLLGADNWTLQELALGNSYIGAVAIRDRDWKFAYWDLDLRDRAEILLVD; from the coding sequence ATGAGTTCCCGCTTGACGGCAACGGCAAACTGGCAATCGCCCACCCCCACCACAACGCGAGCGATCGCGCCCGACAACATTCACCTGTGGCGCGTTGGCCTGACGCGATCGCCTGCCGAACTAGCTGCTTGTAACGCCCTCCTGTCACCGAACGAACGAAAACGACGCGATCGCCTGCGCGGAGAACCCTTGCAGCGCCGATTCGCGATCGCTCGCGGTATCTTGCGTTACCTGCTCGGGCGCTACCTTAAATGCCATCCGGCGGCTATACAGTTCGGGTACGGCGATCGAGGCAAACCCTATCTCGCCGAGCCCGCTGACGCACTACAGTTCAACCTCTCGCACTCCCACGAGCTAGCGCTTTATGCGATCGCCCCACCTACCTGTCGAGCGATCGGTATAGACGTGGAGCAGCTGCGGTCGCGCCCGAACGCCGATCGGCTCGCCCGCCGCTTCTTCTCCCCAAGGGAAGCCGACGCGATCGCCGCACTTGCCGGAACGCGACTCGATCGGGACTTCCTGCGGCTGTGGACGGCGAAGGAAGCCTATCTCAAAGCTACGGGAGCTGGGTTGCGTGGGGCGATCGAACAAGTAGAAGTCGATCTCAGCTCGCCGATCGGGCAAGCCCAGCTTCTGGGCGCGGACAACTGGACCTTACAGGAGTTGGCGCTCGGCAACAGCTACATCGGTGCGGTGGCGATACGCGATCGCGACTGGAAGTTCGCTTACTGGGATTTGGATCTTCGCGATCGAGCGGAAATCCTGCTAGTCGACTAG
- a CDS encoding SufE family protein gives MTSAAASRPASLDRIVRRFQRHSDPKQRYRQLLAYAQRLDDLPAEDRVPENKVSGCVSQVYVTAVLEDGKVMYSGTSDAQLVKGLLALLVSGLNGLTPQEIVQVTPDFIEETGLQVSLTPSRANGFYNIFRMMQNKALALQAIARA, from the coding sequence ATGACCTCGGCCGCCGCGTCCAGACCTGCCAGCCTAGATCGCATCGTCCGACGTTTCCAACGCCACAGCGATCCCAAGCAGCGCTACCGGCAGTTGCTGGCATATGCTCAGCGTTTGGACGATTTGCCCGCAGAAGATCGGGTTCCGGAAAATAAAGTGTCCGGTTGCGTGTCACAGGTATACGTGACCGCAGTGCTAGAGGATGGCAAGGTCATGTATAGCGGCACATCAGACGCGCAACTCGTGAAAGGGTTGCTGGCGTTACTCGTGTCGGGTCTCAACGGGCTGACGCCGCAGGAAATTGTTCAGGTCACGCCGGACTTCATCGAGGAAACTGGGTTGCAGGTGAGCCTGACGCCGTCGCGAGCCAATGGGTTCTACAACATTTTCCGGATGATGCAAAACAAAGCACTAGCGCTGCAGGCAATCGCCCGAGCGTAG
- the trmD gene encoding tRNA (guanosine(37)-N1)-methyltransferase TrmD produces the protein MRIDVVTLFPDFFVSPLQSGLLGKALYKQIARVELLNPRDFATDKHQRVDDEPYGGGVGMLLKPEPLFAAVESLPTIPQREVILLTPQGEPLTQPLLKELTARAQLVLVCGHYEGVDERVREHLVTREISLGDFVLTCGEIPALALINGIVRLLPGTVGKVQSLKSESFEEGLLDYPQYTKPAVFRGWEVPDVLRSGHHGAIARWRKEEQVARTQLRRPDLWADYFRRTNEELQSPT, from the coding sequence TTGCGTATTGACGTTGTTACCTTATTTCCAGATTTTTTTGTATCGCCACTGCAATCCGGCTTGCTCGGCAAGGCTTTGTATAAGCAAATTGCCCGCGTAGAACTCTTAAATCCGCGCGACTTTGCAACTGACAAGCACCAGCGCGTCGATGACGAACCTTATGGAGGCGGTGTCGGCATGTTGCTCAAACCCGAGCCGCTATTCGCAGCGGTTGAGTCGCTGCCGACTATCCCCCAACGCGAGGTTATCTTACTGACACCGCAAGGGGAACCGCTGACGCAACCGCTACTGAAAGAGCTAACCGCGCGCGCGCAGCTTGTTTTAGTATGCGGCCACTACGAAGGAGTAGACGAGCGCGTTCGCGAACATTTAGTGACGCGCGAGATTTCTTTGGGAGACTTCGTGCTCACGTGTGGAGAGATTCCTGCACTCGCGCTGATCAACGGTATCGTGCGCTTGCTCCCAGGAACGGTCGGCAAGGTGCAGTCGCTCAAAAGCGAGAGCTTCGAGGAGGGACTGCTCGACTACCCGCAGTACACGAAACCCGCTGTGTTTCGCGGGTGGGAAGTGCCCGATGTGCTGCGTTCCGGACACCACGGCGCGATCGCTCGCTGGCGCAAGGAGGAGCAGGTCGCCCGTACTCAATTGCGCCGCCCGGATTTGTGGGCAGATTATTTTCGGCGTACGAATGAGGAGTTGCAGTCACCCACTTAG
- a CDS encoding cyanophycinase: MLHIETQPTQTPVSPPTTSAILVIGGAEDKVHGREILRTFWRRAGGNAARIAIVPSASREPTIIGERYRSIFTNMGVRQLEVLDIRDRDQCEDDRYMKFVETCTGTFLTGGDQLRLCALLADTPLMERLRLRVQRGEVTLAGTSAGAAVMGHHMIAGGSSGESPNRALVDMATGLGIIPEAIVDQHFHNRNRFARLLSALSMHPDRIGIGIDEDTCAVVEHDSSIEVVGRGTVTIVDPAKLSGNNCDRVGTSDPLSLHDLRLHVLCHGNRYHLRTRQPLS; this comes from the coding sequence ATGCTGCACATCGAGACCCAACCGACCCAAACGCCAGTATCGCCTCCCACTACGTCCGCCATTCTCGTCATCGGCGGCGCAGAAGACAAGGTTCACGGTCGCGAGATCTTGCGGACGTTTTGGCGGCGGGCAGGTGGGAACGCTGCAAGGATCGCAATCGTCCCCTCGGCATCGCGCGAACCGACGATTATTGGGGAGCGTTACCGCAGTATTTTTACAAACATGGGCGTCCGGCAACTCGAAGTTCTCGACATTCGCGATCGCGACCAGTGCGAGGACGACCGCTACATGAAGTTTGTGGAAACCTGCACGGGTACCTTCCTGACGGGGGGAGACCAATTACGCCTGTGCGCGCTACTAGCCGATACTCCTTTGATGGAGCGCCTGCGCCTGCGCGTGCAGCGCGGCGAAGTAACGCTAGCCGGGACGAGTGCGGGGGCTGCAGTAATGGGACACCACATGATAGCTGGCGGCAGCAGTGGCGAGAGTCCGAATCGCGCGCTGGTGGACATGGCAACGGGATTGGGCATCATTCCCGAGGCAATCGTCGACCAGCACTTCCACAACCGCAATCGCTTCGCCCGCCTGCTCAGCGCGCTCTCCATGCATCCAGATCGAATCGGTATCGGCATCGATGAAGACACTTGTGCCGTGGTGGAGCACGATAGCAGTATTGAAGTCGTCGGGCGCGGAACGGTCACCATCGTCGACCCTGCTAAACTTTCGGGGAACAACTGCGATCGCGTCGGAACCAGCGACCCGCTGAGCTTGCACGACCTGCGGTTGCACGTCCTCTGCCACGGCAATCGCTACCATTTGCGCACCCGCCAGCCCCTATCGTGA
- the cphA gene encoding cyanophycin synthetase: MKILRTQTLRGPNYWSIRHHKLILMRLDLEDLAETPSNQIPGLYDGLLDVLPSLDEHFCSPGCRGGFLMRLREGTLMGHVVEHVALELQVLVGKNVGFGRTRESEKPGVYNVVFQYRDEQVGRYAGRAAVRLCQSIIDAGRYPQDELDKDLEDLRDLANSSALGPSTEALVGEAEAREIPWMQLSARAMIQLGYGACQRRLQATLSDRSSLLAVELACDKEGTKRILQDAGIPVPRGVTIQYLDDLEAAVEDVGGYPIAIKPLDGNHGRGITLDITSAEDAVAAYDTASAASKSRTVIVERFYRGRDHRVLVVDGKVVAVSERIPARVLGNGRLTIEELVERANRDPRRGEGHDNVLTRIKIDRAAIALLERQGLALNTVLHDGKVAYLRATANLSTGGIAVDRTDDIHPDNVWLAERAARTIGLDIAGIDLVTTDITRPLRDADGVVVEVNAAPGFRMHVSPSEGTSRNVAAPVMDMLFPPGTTSRIPILAITGTNGKTTTTRLSAHIMAQTGRTVGYTTTDGIYIDGRLVEKGDTTGPQSAGVILRDPTVDVAVLETARGGILRSGLAFEVCEVGVVLNVAADHLGLDGINTIDQMARVKSVVAEVVAPEGTAVLNADDPRVLSMAERVPGKVAYFSMDAKNETVKTHIAGGGLVAVYEGGYLTLHDGQESHQLEFAEDLPVTLKGKAPFMIANALAAVAATYSLGADLESIRKGLRTFNPSAAQTPGRMNLFDMGDFHVLIDYAHNPASYEALGGFIRNWDGNRVGVVGGPGDRRDEDLALLGELSAGFFDYIIVKEDDDTRGRARGNAADCIVAGIQKTNSKCRFETVLDETRAIEISLKEAKPKELIVILPESVSRAVSLVEAFQTLHARA; encoded by the coding sequence ATGAAGATCCTTCGCACCCAGACCCTGCGCGGACCGAACTATTGGAGCATCCGCCACCATAAGTTGATTTTGATGCGCCTCGATCTCGAAGACCTGGCTGAAACGCCCTCCAACCAGATCCCGGGGCTTTACGACGGATTGCTCGACGTATTACCGAGCCTGGACGAACACTTTTGCTCGCCGGGTTGTCGGGGGGGGTTCCTGATGCGCCTGCGCGAGGGCACGCTCATGGGTCACGTTGTCGAACACGTGGCATTAGAACTGCAGGTGCTGGTAGGCAAGAACGTCGGGTTCGGACGCACGCGCGAATCCGAAAAACCAGGCGTTTACAACGTCGTGTTTCAGTACCGCGACGAACAAGTCGGTCGCTATGCCGGTCGCGCCGCCGTGCGCTTGTGTCAAAGCATTATCGACGCCGGGCGATACCCGCAGGACGAGCTTGACAAGGACCTCGAAGACCTGCGAGACCTTGCCAACAGCTCAGCGCTCGGACCCAGCACCGAAGCCCTTGTCGGCGAAGCCGAGGCGCGCGAAATTCCCTGGATGCAGCTGTCGGCTCGTGCAATGATCCAGCTCGGCTATGGGGCGTGCCAGCGCCGTTTGCAAGCCACACTGAGCGATCGCTCCAGCCTTTTAGCGGTCGAGTTGGCTTGCGACAAAGAAGGAACCAAGCGAATTCTTCAAGATGCGGGCATTCCCGTTCCGCGGGGCGTGACAATTCAGTACCTCGATGACTTAGAAGCGGCGGTCGAGGACGTGGGGGGCTATCCGATCGCGATCAAGCCCCTCGACGGCAACCACGGACGCGGCATCACCCTTGATATCACCTCTGCAGAGGACGCCGTGGCAGCCTACGACACGGCAAGTGCAGCATCGAAATCCCGCACGGTCATTGTGGAACGTTTCTATCGCGGGCGCGACCACCGCGTTTTAGTCGTGGACGGCAAAGTCGTTGCCGTATCCGAACGCATTCCCGCTCGCGTGTTGGGCAACGGGCGCTTGACTATTGAGGAATTAGTCGAGCGCGCCAACCGCGACCCCCGTCGGGGTGAAGGGCACGACAACGTATTGACACGAATCAAAATCGATCGCGCGGCAATTGCGTTGCTAGAGCGTCAAGGGCTCGCGCTCAATACCGTGCTGCACGATGGCAAAGTTGCCTATTTGCGGGCAACGGCTAACCTCAGTACCGGAGGCATTGCGGTCGATCGCACCGATGACATTCACCCGGACAATGTCTGGCTGGCCGAGCGCGCCGCCAGAACCATCGGGTTGGATATCGCAGGCATCGATTTAGTCACAACGGACATCACGCGTCCCCTGCGCGATGCAGATGGCGTGGTCGTAGAAGTCAATGCCGCTCCCGGCTTCCGCATGCACGTGTCGCCCAGCGAAGGGACGTCGCGCAACGTCGCCGCCCCAGTCATGGACATGTTGTTCCCGCCCGGAACTACCAGCCGCATCCCGATCTTGGCCATTACGGGTACCAACGGCAAAACTACGACCACCCGCCTGAGCGCACACATCATGGCACAAACGGGTCGGACGGTCGGCTACACCACCACCGACGGTATCTACATTGACGGTCGCTTAGTTGAGAAAGGTGACACGACCGGACCGCAAAGTGCGGGTGTTATTTTACGCGACCCCACCGTGGACGTTGCCGTGCTGGAAACTGCGCGCGGCGGCATTTTGCGCTCGGGACTGGCCTTTGAAGTCTGCGAAGTCGGTGTGGTGCTAAACGTGGCAGCGGACCACTTGGGGCTCGACGGTATCAACACCATCGATCAGATGGCGCGAGTAAAAAGCGTGGTTGCTGAGGTAGTCGCACCTGAAGGCACGGCAGTACTCAATGCCGACGACCCGCGTGTCCTATCCATGGCCGAGCGCGTCCCCGGCAAGGTCGCGTACTTCTCCATGGATGCAAAAAATGAGACGGTCAAAACCCACATAGCAGGCGGCGGCTTGGTAGCGGTCTATGAAGGGGGCTACCTAACCCTCCACGACGGTCAGGAGTCCCATCAGTTGGAATTTGCCGAAGACCTGCCGGTGACCCTCAAGGGCAAGGCGCCGTTTATGATCGCCAACGCGCTGGCAGCGGTGGCGGCCACCTACTCGTTGGGGGCTGATTTAGAGTCGATTCGCAAGGGACTGCGTACATTCAATCCGTCCGCGGCCCAAACGCCGGGGCGCATGAACTTGTTTGACATGGGCGACTTTCACGTATTGATCGACTATGCTCACAACCCAGCTAGCTACGAAGCCCTCGGTGGTTTCATCCGCAACTGGGATGGCAATCGCGTCGGTGTTGTTGGCGGTCCGGGCGATCGCCGTGACGAAGACCTCGCATTACTTGGAGAGCTGTCGGCTGGCTTTTTCGATTACATCATCGTCAAAGAAGACGACGACACGCGCGGTCGCGCGCGCGGCAATGCCGCCGACTGTATTGTTGCGGGCATTCAAAAAACCAATTCCAAATGCCGCTTCGAGACCGTTCTTGACGAGACGCGAGCAATTGAAATCAGCCTTAAGGAAGCAAAACCGAAAGAGTTGATCGTTATCCTCCCTGAGAGTGTCAGCCGCGCTGTCAGCCTTGTTGAGGCATTTCAAACCCTCCACGCGCGTGCTTAG